The following proteins are co-located in the Deltaproteobacteria bacterium genome:
- a CDS encoding flippase-like domain-containing protein encodes MKQRRGPILVVGLVLSIAFVALSLRHVDLHGLGDALGHSHWWPWYVLAPTIYLAGHVVRGVRCRTILRPHCDLNLITATNCTVIGYGANNLLPARMGEFVRAYVLGRQAGVPVSLALAITFLERILDGLTITGILLVAGLFAPLPDWGRELRWAAGLVFASATIAVALITAARPFVLRVAQLVTARLPLALDRRITAILNRAFGATDCLRDPILTIKIVALSLTVWIVEGGMFLVVLPAFDLPMNPLWAAMALSVTNLGILIPSSPGYIGPFHYFCMQALQIFGVPADTALGYAIMVHLLYYVPITIWGVGALTAYGVSLGTAAQTVPAPALAVATENEVLR; translated from the coding sequence ATGAAGCAACGACGCGGCCCGATCCTAGTCGTCGGACTCGTCTTGAGCATCGCGTTTGTCGCTCTCTCGCTACGCCACGTCGATCTCCATGGTCTAGGCGACGCACTCGGGCACTCGCACTGGTGGCCGTGGTACGTGCTGGCACCGACCATCTATCTTGCGGGTCACGTGGTGCGGGGTGTTCGCTGCCGCACCATCTTGCGGCCGCATTGCGATCTGAACCTGATCACCGCGACCAACTGCACGGTGATCGGCTACGGCGCCAACAACCTCCTCCCGGCCCGCATGGGCGAGTTCGTGCGCGCGTACGTACTCGGGCGTCAGGCGGGGGTTCCCGTCAGTTTGGCGCTCGCCATCACCTTCCTCGAACGCATCCTCGACGGCCTGACGATCACCGGCATCTTGCTGGTTGCCGGACTCTTCGCGCCCTTGCCCGACTGGGGGCGCGAGCTGCGCTGGGCCGCGGGCCTCGTGTTCGCCTCGGCCACCATCGCGGTCGCCCTCATCACCGCCGCACGGCCGTTCGTGTTGCGCGTCGCGCAGCTCGTCACCGCGCGCCTGCCACTCGCGCTCGATCGGCGCATCACCGCGATCCTCAACCGCGCCTTCGGCGCCACCGATTGCCTGCGCGATCCCATTCTCACAATCAAAATCGTCGCCCTTAGCCTCACGGTGTGGATCGTCGAGGGCGGCATGTTCCTCGTGGTCTTGCCGGCGTTCGATTTGCCGATGAATCCGCTGTGGGCGGCGATGGCCTTGTCGGTCACCAATCTCGGCATCCTGATTCCATCAAGCCCCGGCTACATCGGTCCGTTCCACTACTTCTGCATGCAGGCGCTACAAATCTTCGGCGTACCGGCCGACACGGCACTTGGATACGCGATCATGGTGCACCTGCTCTACTACGTCCCGATCACGATCTGGGGCGTCGGGGCATTGACCGCGTACGGCGTCAGCCTCGGCACCGCGGCGCAAACGGTCCCCGCCCCGGCGCTCGCCGTCGCGACAGAGAACGAGGTGCTGCGGTGA
- a CDS encoding FAD-dependent oxidoreductase, with protein sequence MTNATTHTDPPITTGAIVRTEVLVIGSGAGGAISAATLAARGYEVLVLEEGPFLDTSTIASNSPEAIARLYRNGGLTPILGNQTIAYVEGRCVGGSTEVNSAFWHRLPQDSYYRWRTDALLHDFTPEVMEPYFAMLERDLSVSYLDAEQAPKSSALFRRGIDALHWQYQEVPRCQKHNAGASPFAPGNKQSMQRTYIPKALAAGARLIADCKVSKIVHRDGRATGVHASVKQNGSVQRFEVHADLIFVCGGAVQTPALLRRSGITKNVGDNLCIHPMIKAAALFDDEIGAHEEALPIYQVKEFWPTITIGGAVFTPGFLAMLLSDNWKTTQQAMPDWSRMALYYAASRGMNRGQIRVLPGLADGVVVRYQLSEGDQQNISAGLAHLGEILFAAGAKAVYPSLRGQPVLKSADQCRGWLKQPIAINTMALSTVHAFSSCPMGENPDVCATDSFGRVNGFRNLHINDASLIPDSPGVNPQGTTMAIALRNLDHLDSERGRRVRGKLHAVKLPAAAPAYIITGASGWLGMRLVEVLTRGLPGVARFAEPIAQQALRCLVHPNDNATALSNMAETIEVVPVDLTDAGAVRAAFSDAAGATVIHIAGVIHPTRGVKEFTSVNVDGTRHLLEAAEDAAVRRFVAVSSNSPFGFNPHTDHLFDEQSPYNPYMGYGRSKVEMEGLVKAAHARGKLETVIIRPPWFYGPHQPPRQTLFFKMIKDGRFPILGDGTQKRSMAYVDNICQGLLLAATVERANGEVYWIADARPYTINEIVDTVQEVLTTNFGIACASRRLKLPALAGEIARLGDGTLQAIGIYNQKLHVLSEMGHTIACSIEKAKRELGYAPAVSLRDGMLRSIEWCLENGLRF encoded by the coding sequence ATGACAAACGCGACCACACACACCGATCCACCAATCACGACCGGCGCCATCGTGCGCACGGAAGTGCTCGTCATCGGCTCGGGCGCGGGCGGCGCCATCTCCGCGGCCACGCTGGCGGCGCGCGGCTACGAGGTGTTGGTACTGGAGGAAGGACCGTTCCTCGACACCAGCACCATTGCTTCCAATTCTCCCGAGGCCATCGCCCGCCTCTACCGCAACGGCGGTCTCACACCGATTCTCGGCAATCAGACCATCGCCTACGTCGAAGGGCGATGCGTCGGCGGTTCCACCGAGGTCAACAGCGCCTTCTGGCACCGCTTGCCGCAGGACAGTTACTACCGCTGGCGTACCGATGCGTTGCTGCACGACTTCACGCCCGAGGTGATGGAGCCCTACTTCGCGATGCTCGAACGCGACCTGTCGGTCTCCTACCTCGACGCCGAGCAGGCACCGAAGAGTTCCGCCCTGTTTCGCCGAGGGATCGATGCATTGCACTGGCAGTATCAAGAGGTCCCGCGTTGTCAGAAGCACAACGCGGGGGCCAGTCCGTTTGCCCCCGGCAACAAGCAGTCGATGCAGCGCACCTACATTCCCAAAGCACTGGCCGCCGGCGCGCGGCTCATCGCCGACTGTAAGGTGAGCAAGATTGTGCATCGCGACGGACGCGCCACGGGCGTCCACGCGAGCGTCAAACAGAACGGCAGCGTGCAACGTTTCGAAGTGCACGCCGACTTGATCTTCGTTTGCGGCGGCGCGGTGCAGACCCCGGCGCTGTTGCGTCGCAGCGGCATCACCAAGAACGTCGGCGACAATCTGTGCATTCATCCGATGATCAAAGCCGCCGCACTGTTCGACGACGAGATCGGCGCCCACGAAGAGGCGTTGCCGATCTATCAAGTCAAAGAATTCTGGCCGACCATCACCATCGGTGGCGCGGTGTTCACGCCCGGCTTCCTCGCCATGCTGCTGTCGGACAATTGGAAGACGACCCAGCAGGCGATGCCGGACTGGAGCCGCATGGCGCTGTATTACGCGGCGAGCCGCGGCATGAACCGCGGCCAGATCCGCGTCCTGCCGGGCCTCGCCGACGGCGTTGTCGTGCGCTACCAACTGAGCGAAGGCGATCAGCAGAACATCAGCGCCGGCCTCGCCCACCTCGGCGAGATTCTGTTCGCCGCCGGCGCCAAGGCTGTCTATCCGTCGCTGCGCGGTCAGCCGGTGCTGAAGTCGGCCGATCAATGTCGCGGCTGGCTCAAGCAGCCGATCGCGATCAACACCATGGCGCTGTCGACCGTGCACGCATTCAGCAGCTGCCCGATGGGCGAGAATCCCGACGTCTGCGCCACCGATTCGTTCGGACGGGTGAACGGCTTCCGCAACCTGCACATCAACGACGCCAGCTTGATTCCGGATTCGCCGGGCGTGAATCCGCAAGGGACGACCATGGCGATCGCGCTGCGCAACCTCGACCATCTCGATTCCGAGCGCGGCCGGCGTGTGCGTGGTAAGCTGCACGCTGTGAAGCTACCTGCCGCCGCTCCCGCGTACATCATCACCGGCGCTTCCGGCTGGCTCGGCATGCGCTTAGTCGAGGTGCTCACGCGTGGCCTGCCTGGCGTCGCTCGTTTTGCCGAGCCCATCGCCCAACAGGCGTTGCGCTGCTTGGTGCACCCCAACGACAACGCGACGGCACTGAGCAACATGGCGGAGACCATCGAAGTCGTGCCCGTCGACCTGACCGACGCGGGGGCCGTGCGGGCCGCGTTCAGCGACGCCGCCGGCGCGACGGTGATTCACATCGCCGGGGTAATTCATCCGACGCGCGGCGTGAAGGAATTTACCAGCGTCAACGTCGACGGCACGCGTCACTTGCTCGAGGCCGCGGAGGACGCGGCGGTCCGCCGCTTCGTCGCCGTGTCGTCGAATTCGCCGTTCGGATTCAACCCGCACACCGATCATCTGTTCGACGAGCAGTCGCCCTACAATCCGTACATGGGCTACGGACGATCCAAGGTGGAAATGGAGGGGCTGGTCAAAGCGGCCCACGCGCGTGGCAAGCTCGAGACGGTGATCATCCGACCGCCGTGGTTCTACGGACCGCATCAACCGCCGCGCCAGACGCTGTTCTTCAAGATGATCAAGGACGGGCGCTTCCCGATTCTCGGCGACGGCACGCAGAAACGTTCGATGGCTTACGTCGACAACATTTGCCAGGGCCTGCTACTTGCCGCCACGGTCGAGCGCGCCAACGGCGAGGTCTATTGGATCGCCGATGCGCGTCCCTATACCATCAACGAAATCGTCGACACGGTGCAGGAGGTTCTCACGACCAACTTCGGCATCGCCTGCGCGTCGCGCCGGCTGAAGCTGCCGGCGCTGGCCGGTGAGATCGCGCGACTAGGAGACGGCACGCTGCAAGCCATCGGCATCTACAACCAGAAGCTGCACGTGTTGAGCGAAATGGGTCACACCATCGCGTGCTCGATCGAGAAGGCCAAGCGCGAGTTGGGTTACGCACCGGCCGTTTCGCTGCGCGACGGCATGCTGCGGTCGATCGAGTGGTGCCTGGAGAACGGCTTGCGCTTCTAA
- a CDS encoding NAD-dependent epimerase/dehydratase family protein: MATVLITGGSGYFGCLLRDRLRETGASVRIFDVVDVEDRPSEVEFIRGDIRDLDAVRRACANVEVVYHNVAQVPLAKDRHLFWAVNCGGTENLLHAARDARVRKVVHTSSSAVFGVPARNPVDDTVAPNPMEAYGRAKLEAERVVQRYVGEHGLDVSIIRPRTILGHGRLGIFQILFDWIEEGKNIPVLGRGDNIYQFVHADDLAAASIKAAARPGFGIYNIGAETFGTMRATLEALCRHAATGSQVYSVPMGLAIAAMKLTSALRLSPLGPYHSLMYGRSLYFDITRPKAELDWQPRWSSDEMICESYDWYLGHKQQVLHSSGASHHRSAVKQGILKLVKQFS, from the coding sequence ATGGCAACGGTACTCATCACCGGCGGCTCGGGATACTTCGGCTGCTTGCTGCGCGACCGCTTGCGGGAAACCGGCGCGTCGGTCCGCATCTTCGATGTGGTCGACGTCGAGGATCGACCGTCGGAGGTCGAGTTCATTCGCGGCGATATCCGCGACCTGGATGCCGTCCGACGCGCGTGCGCCAACGTCGAGGTTGTCTACCACAACGTCGCGCAGGTGCCGCTGGCGAAGGATCGCCACCTATTCTGGGCGGTCAACTGCGGCGGCACGGAGAACTTGCTGCACGCGGCGCGCGATGCGCGCGTGCGCAAGGTCGTGCACACGTCGTCGAGCGCTGTGTTCGGTGTACCGGCGCGCAATCCGGTGGACGACACCGTCGCGCCGAACCCGATGGAAGCCTACGGCCGCGCCAAGTTGGAAGCCGAGCGCGTCGTGCAACGCTACGTCGGCGAACACGGGCTCGACGTGTCGATCATTCGCCCGCGCACGATCCTCGGACACGGGCGCCTGGGAATTTTCCAGATCCTGTTCGATTGGATCGAGGAAGGGAAAAACATTCCGGTGCTCGGACGCGGCGACAACATTTACCAGTTCGTTCACGCCGACGACCTGGCGGCCGCGTCGATCAAAGCGGCGGCGCGCCCTGGCTTCGGCATCTACAACATCGGCGCGGAGACGTTCGGCACCATGCGGGCCACGCTCGAAGCACTGTGCCGTCACGCGGCGACGGGCAGTCAGGTTTATTCCGTCCCCATGGGCTTGGCGATCGCGGCCATGAAGCTCACCAGCGCGCTGCGGTTGTCGCCGCTCGGGCCGTATCACTCGCTGATGTACGGCCGCAGTTTGTATTTCGACATCACTCGGCCGAAGGCCGAGCTCGATTGGCAGCCGCGGTGGTCGAGCGACGAAATGATCTGCGAGTCGTACGACTGGTACCTGGGGCACAAGCAGCAGGTGTTGCACTCGTCGGGCGCGTCGCATCACCGCTCAGCGGTGAAGCAGGGGATTCTGAAATTGGTGAAGCAATTTTCGTGA
- a CDS encoding type II toxin-antitoxin system Phd/YefM family antitoxin — translation MLKINIHEAKTHLSRYLARVAKGESILLCNRNVPVAEIRPLPAPRKTSRPIGLAKGTFTVPASFFEPLPEDLQRVFAGEHA, via the coding sequence ATGCTGAAGATCAACATCCACGAGGCGAAGACTCACCTCTCGCGCTACCTCGCGCGCGTTGCCAAGGGTGAATCGATCCTGCTCTGCAACCGCAACGTTCCGGTTGCGGAGATTCGGCCGCTTCCCGCTCCGCGGAAAACCAGCCGACCCATCGGGTTGGCGAAGGGAACGTTTACTGTTCCCGCCAGTTTCTTCGAGCCCTTGCCGGAAGACCTCCAACGCGTCTTCGCTGGCGAGCACGCATGA
- a CDS encoding ATP-binding protein, whose amino-acid sequence MATLFPRLLEVPKQSFFLFGPRGTGKSTWVRTQLPTAHRIDLLDEALYHAYLVRPGQFADELRALRPGTTVCVDEIQRLPQLLNEVHRFIEERRLRFVLCGSSARKLKQHGTNLLAGRAARRELHPLVPAELGHAFALETVLTTGSLPIIWQAPERREALQAYVRMYLKEEVQAEALVRSLPGFARFLPIAALFHGQTLNTATLARDAGVARTTVTGYLEILEDTLLAFRLPAYAARMRVREKRHPKWYWVDAGIVRALKNQFAPPAAEERGALFEGWVAGVLRSHRDYHGLFEEWYYWAPAEAARTEVDFLLARGREWLAIEAKVATTIDDDALRGLRAVEGLKGLARRILVHPGGRRARTRDGIDVLPVGDFLDAVANGSLWP is encoded by the coding sequence ATGGCAACCCTGTTTCCTCGCTTGCTGGAGGTCCCGAAGCAGTCCTTCTTTCTGTTCGGGCCGCGCGGCACTGGCAAGAGCACGTGGGTGCGCACGCAACTACCGACCGCGCATCGCATCGATCTGCTGGATGAGGCGCTCTACCACGCCTATCTCGTGCGACCGGGGCAGTTCGCCGACGAGCTGCGCGCGCTGCGACCCGGGACGACGGTGTGCGTCGACGAGATCCAGCGGCTGCCGCAGTTGCTGAACGAGGTGCATCGGTTCATCGAGGAACGGCGACTGCGTTTCGTGCTGTGCGGGTCGAGCGCGCGCAAACTCAAGCAACATGGGACCAACCTGTTGGCGGGACGCGCGGCACGGCGCGAGCTGCATCCCTTGGTCCCGGCTGAGCTGGGACATGCGTTTGCGTTGGAGACCGTGCTGACGACCGGGAGTCTGCCGATCATCTGGCAGGCGCCGGAACGCCGTGAGGCGCTGCAAGCGTACGTTCGGATGTACCTGAAGGAAGAGGTGCAAGCCGAGGCGCTGGTGCGCAGCTTGCCCGGGTTCGCCCGCTTTCTGCCGATCGCAGCGCTGTTCCACGGGCAAACGCTGAACACGGCGACGCTTGCGCGTGATGCCGGCGTGGCGCGCACGACAGTGACGGGCTACCTCGAGATATTGGAAGACACCCTGCTCGCGTTTCGACTGCCCGCGTATGCGGCCCGCATGCGCGTGCGTGAGAAGCGGCATCCGAAGTGGTACTGGGTCGACGCTGGGATTGTCCGGGCGCTCAAGAATCAGTTCGCGCCGCCGGCGGCGGAAGAGCGCGGCGCCTTGTTTGAAGGATGGGTCGCCGGGGTCCTGCGCAGCCATCGCGACTATCATGGGCTGTTCGAGGAATGGTACTACTGGGCCCCCGCCGAGGCGGCGCGGACGGAGGTGGACTTCCTGCTCGCGCGTGGGCGGGAGTGGTTGGCGATCGAGGCGAAGGTGGCCACCACCATCGACGACGATGCCTTGCGCGGCTTGCGCGCGGTTGAGGGACTCAAAGGGCTTGCGCGCCGCATCCTCGTGCACCCGGGCGGACGGCGCGCGCGAACCCGCGACGGCATCGACGTCTTGCCGGTCGGCGACTTTCTCGACGCCGTGGCGAACGGATCACTCTGGCCGTGA
- a CDS encoding DUF433 domain-containing protein: MGTRKSVIHCDPEIMSGAPVFVGTRVPVQALFDYLEGKHSLDEFLDDFPTVSREKAVAVLEQARELVVSGARAA; the protein is encoded by the coding sequence ATGGGGACGCGAAAGTCAGTCATTCACTGCGATCCTGAAATCATGAGCGGTGCACCCGTCTTCGTCGGCACGCGTGTGCCCGTTCAAGCCCTCTTTGACTACCTGGAAGGCAAGCACTCACTCGACGAGTTCCTGGATGACTTCCCGACGGTCAGCCGAGAGAAGGCAGTCGCGGTCTTGGAACAAGCACGTGAGCTTGTGGTGAGCGGTGCGCGTGCTGCTTGA
- a CDS encoding class I SAM-dependent methyltransferase, with translation MSHSDESQGGIFTGERLVAGDPLFAADFARHIVAYRFAQEQVRGKTVLDAGCGDGYGTHLLAQTALRAIGVDRSADTIAVAARRYQAPNLMYRACELQRLSVLGEHFDVVCNFQVIEHLDDPRPFLEQARHVLQSDGRLIVITPNRLNSFVENPYHLHEYVADELATLLRATFAQVDMHGVCGNEKVMAFERARGVQAGKILRLDPLGLRRVLPQALIEWVYPKLARLVRQNIARADGATDAIGIDDFHISTNPEGSLDLLAICQA, from the coding sequence ATGTCCCACTCCGACGAATCACAAGGCGGCATCTTTACCGGCGAGCGGCTGGTCGCGGGCGATCCGCTGTTCGCGGCGGACTTTGCGCGTCACATCGTGGCGTATCGATTTGCGCAAGAGCAGGTGCGCGGCAAGACCGTGCTCGATGCCGGCTGCGGCGATGGCTACGGCACGCACTTGTTGGCCCAGACGGCGCTGCGGGCGATCGGAGTTGATCGATCAGCCGACACCATCGCGGTGGCTGCGCGTCGCTATCAGGCGCCGAACCTGATGTATCGCGCGTGCGAGTTGCAGCGACTGAGTGTGCTCGGCGAGCATTTCGATGTCGTGTGCAACTTCCAGGTGATCGAGCACCTCGACGATCCGCGTCCGTTCCTCGAACAAGCGCGGCACGTGTTGCAGTCCGACGGACGCCTGATCGTGATCACGCCCAATCGACTCAACTCGTTCGTCGAGAATCCGTATCACCTGCACGAGTACGTCGCCGATGAACTGGCGACGCTGCTGCGGGCGACATTTGCGCAGGTGGACATGCACGGCGTGTGCGGCAACGAGAAGGTGATGGCCTTTGAGCGCGCGCGCGGAGTTCAGGCCGGCAAGATCTTGCGCCTCGATCCGTTGGGATTGCGCCGAGTGCTACCGCAGGCGCTGATCGAATGGGTGTATCCGAAGCTCGCGCGTCTGGTGCGGCAAAACATCGCGCGCGCCGATGGTGCTACCGACGCCATTGGTATCGATGACTTTCACATCAGTACGAATCCCGAGGGCTCACTCGATCTGCTGGCGATTTGTCAGGCGTGA
- a CDS encoding four helix bundle protein, translating into MDKPHKRLEVWQMSVHLVVEVYRLTSAYPDAERYGLISQMRRAAVSVASNIAEGAARQTKKEFANFVHIARGSLSELDTQVEISRRLGYLASQAIPLLEDMMQRIDQMLAGLLRKLRATISSNVSRLPSNV; encoded by the coding sequence ATGGACAAACCGCATAAGCGTCTCGAAGTGTGGCAGATGAGTGTTCATCTAGTGGTGGAGGTGTACCGTCTCACGAGTGCATATCCCGACGCTGAGCGCTACGGATTGATTTCCCAGATGCGACGCGCCGCGGTAAGTGTGGCGAGCAATATCGCGGAGGGAGCGGCGCGACAGACTAAGAAGGAGTTCGCCAATTTCGTGCATATCGCGCGCGGCTCCTTGAGCGAATTGGACACGCAAGTGGAAATCAGCCGCCGACTCGGCTACCTGGCGAGCCAGGCAATTCCGCTCTTGGAGGACATGATGCAACGAATCGATCAGATGCTCGCGGGACTTCTCCGAAAACTCCGCGCCACCATTTCGTCCAACGTTTCCCGTCTCCCGTCCAACGTCTAA